A genomic segment from Stappia indica encodes:
- a CDS encoding type II and III secretion system protein family protein, whose protein sequence is MLAQRFFRIGTAICLVLTGLAGMDAARADGYPKAVTIQAGERVAGRLLKVGLGRSVVINLGEEVSDVIVSNPEVADAVVRSSRRVFILGNKAGQASLFLFGRAGNQIASFDLAVENDTTDLNMMIRRALPGADITAESVNGNIVLSGTASSTVEAQQAADLAARFSKVEGNALPVLNMVSVSGKDQVHLKVTVAEVERSIIKQLGVNLSGTIGIGNYSASFNSSPGYSVNSNIIGRPSVGGGFLDGGTKLNADLQALQRDGVIRTLAEPTLTAISGENASFLAGGEFPIPIAEDNNKLTVQFKKFGVGLDFTPVVLSGGRISLRIKTEVSEITQEGAVSIGSLVIPALKVRRAESTVELPSGGTLVMAGLLKESYKQDLNGVPGLMQVPILGALFKSRDFLRQETELAVFVTPYTVRPTARSELVEPTRNLAPATDGETIFLNRLNRMYRVSGDPGQGAYHGQVGYIYE, encoded by the coding sequence ATGTTGGCTCAACGTTTCTTCCGGATCGGCACGGCGATCTGCCTTGTCCTGACCGGCCTGGCCGGGATGGATGCAGCCCGTGCCGACGGCTATCCAAAGGCGGTCACCATCCAGGCCGGCGAACGGGTGGCCGGACGGCTGCTCAAGGTCGGGCTCGGCCGCTCCGTGGTGATCAACCTCGGCGAGGAAGTGAGCGACGTCATCGTCTCCAACCCGGAGGTGGCCGACGCCGTGGTGCGCTCCTCGCGCCGGGTCTTCATTCTCGGCAACAAGGCCGGCCAGGCGAGCCTCTTCCTGTTCGGCCGCGCCGGCAACCAGATCGCCAGCTTCGATCTGGCCGTCGAGAACGACACGACCGATCTCAACATGATGATCCGCCGCGCCCTTCCGGGCGCCGACATCACGGCCGAGTCGGTCAACGGCAATATCGTCCTGAGCGGCACCGCCTCCAGCACCGTCGAAGCCCAGCAGGCCGCCGACCTTGCGGCGCGTTTCTCGAAGGTCGAGGGCAACGCCCTGCCGGTCCTCAACATGGTCTCGGTGAGCGGCAAGGATCAGGTCCATCTGAAGGTGACTGTGGCCGAGGTCGAGCGCTCGATCATCAAGCAGCTCGGCGTCAACCTGTCCGGCACAATCGGCATCGGCAATTACAGCGCCAGCTTCAACAGCTCCCCCGGCTATTCGGTCAACTCGAACATCATCGGCCGCCCGAGTGTCGGCGGCGGGTTCCTTGATGGCGGCACCAAGCTCAACGCGGACCTGCAGGCGCTGCAGCGCGACGGCGTGATCCGCACCCTGGCCGAGCCGACGCTGACCGCGATTTCCGGCGAGAATGCCAGCTTCCTGGCCGGCGGCGAGTTCCCGATCCCGATCGCCGAGGACAACAACAAGCTCACGGTCCAGTTCAAGAAATTCGGCGTCGGTCTCGACTTCACGCCGGTGGTCCTGAGCGGGGGGCGCATTTCCCTGCGCATCAAGACCGAGGTCAGCGAGATCACCCAGGAGGGCGCCGTCTCGATCGGCTCTCTGGTCATTCCCGCGCTCAAGGTGCGCCGGGCCGAGTCCACCGTCGAGCTGCCCTCCGGCGGCACGCTGGTCATGGCCGGCCTGCTGAAGGAATCCTACAAGCAGGACCTCAACGGCGTTCCCGGCCTGATGCAGGTGCCGATCCTCGGCGCCCTGTTCAAGAGCCGCGACTTCCTGCGCCAGGAGACCGAACTCGCCGTCTTCGTGACGCCCTACACCGTCAGGCCGACGGCCCGCTCGGAGCTTGTCGAGCCGACCCGCAACCTGGCGCCGGCGACCGATGGCGAAACGATTTTCCTGAACCGTCTCAACCGCATGTACCGGGTATCCGGCGATCCTGGACAGGGCGCCTACCACGGTCAGGTCGGCTATATCTACGAGTGA
- a CDS encoding Flp family type IVb pilin codes for MQKFLARFAKDESGATAIEYGLIAGLIGVAIITAVGLAGDSITAMFTRVSTELNAAATQ; via the coding sequence ATGCAGAAGTTTCTCGCTCGTTTCGCCAAGGATGAGTCCGGTGCGACCGCCATCGAATACGGCCTGATCGCCGGCCTGATCGGCGTCGCCATCATCACCGCGGTCGGCCTGGCCGGCGACTCGATCACCGCGATGTTCACCCGCGTGTCGACCGAGCTGAACGCCGCCGCCACGCAGTAA
- a CDS encoding A24 family peptidase codes for MFEAAIMVVFPCLVAFAAASDLFTMKIPNSVSLMLIAGFAIIAPFAGIGLADIGWHLLAAGLALAACLVFFGFGWMGGGDAKLITALALWFGMSQDFLQFLALAGIYGAALTLLIVGFRRIVLLPGIAGRTEWLLRLHDTNRGIPYGVTLAIAALHVYPHSAWFSLLV; via the coding sequence ATGTTCGAAGCTGCGATCATGGTCGTGTTTCCCTGCCTGGTGGCCTTTGCCGCGGCGTCCGACCTGTTCACGATGAAGATCCCCAACAGCGTCTCGCTGATGCTGATTGCCGGGTTCGCGATTATCGCGCCCTTCGCCGGCATCGGCCTTGCGGATATCGGCTGGCACCTGCTTGCCGCCGGTCTGGCGCTTGCCGCCTGCCTCGTCTTCTTCGGCTTCGGCTGGATGGGCGGGGGCGATGCCAAGCTCATCACCGCTCTGGCGCTGTGGTTCGGCATGTCGCAGGATTTCCTGCAGTTCCTCGCCCTTGCCGGCATCTATGGAGCGGCTCTGACGCTGCTTATCGTCGGCTTCCGCCGGATCGTGCTGCTGCCCGGTATCGCCGGGCGCACCGAGTGGCTTTTGCGCCTGCACGATACCAACCGCGGCATTCCCTATGGCGTGACGCTGGCCATCGCCGCACTTCACGTCTATCCGCATTCCGCCTGGTTCAGCCTGCTGGTGTGA
- the cpaB gene encoding Flp pilus assembly protein CpaB, which translates to MKIARFAILGISLAAGVLVARMVMSTNPEPPAAPTVVTETVEKDEVLTVAKDIALGEQLSAGDLSWTSWPRDLAPATAVLRSQRPDAITEIAGRIAKAPVYQGEPVREERLISSDRGFMSTILPKGKRAIAVSVEALTAAGGFILPGDKVDVILTRQSSGRSGNSFTSETILQNVRVLAIDTTTAGERDEKALPPGQTATLELEPAEAEVVAQASQLGTIALVLRSAQDSADDADPGLVGGGVNFVKFGVASQARTQR; encoded by the coding sequence ATGAAGATCGCACGTTTCGCCATTCTGGGCATTTCACTCGCCGCCGGCGTACTGGTGGCGCGGATGGTGATGAGCACCAATCCCGAGCCGCCGGCCGCTCCGACGGTGGTGACCGAGACGGTGGAGAAGGACGAGGTCCTCACCGTGGCCAAGGACATTGCCCTTGGCGAGCAGCTCTCGGCGGGCGACCTGTCCTGGACGAGCTGGCCTCGCGACCTGGCGCCAGCAACGGCGGTCCTGCGCTCCCAGCGGCCCGATGCCATCACCGAGATCGCCGGCCGTATCGCCAAGGCGCCCGTCTATCAGGGCGAACCGGTGCGCGAAGAGCGCCTGATCAGCAGCGATCGCGGCTTCATGTCGACCATCCTGCCCAAGGGCAAGCGGGCCATCGCCGTCTCGGTCGAGGCGCTCACCGCTGCCGGCGGCTTCATCCTGCCCGGCGACAAGGTCGACGTGATCCTGACGCGCCAGTCGTCAGGCCGGTCCGGCAATTCCTTCACCAGCGAGACGATCCTGCAGAACGTGCGGGTGCTGGCCATCGACACCACCACGGCCGGCGAGCGGGACGAGAAGGCGCTGCCGCCTGGACAGACCGCCACGCTCGAGCTCGAGCCGGCCGAGGCCGAGGTCGTCGCGCAGGCCTCGCAGCTCGGCACGATCGCCCTTGTCCTGCGTTCGGCCCAGGATTCTGCGGACGACGCCGATCCCGGCCTCGTCGGCGGCGGTGTGAATTTTGTGAAGTTCGGCGTTGCCAGCCAGGCCCGGACCCAGCGGTAA